In Hahella sp. KA22, one genomic interval encodes:
- a CDS encoding alpha-2-macroglobulin yields MREVLTRWAWGLLLVLMVGCSGESGNDEGGKTAQSQPAAAEKRPVIPSPQPEAKKPPVKVDRETLKKEYAQTPFKILRIGEQPWDDGPALSVTFSAPLDQDTMLGRYLTVADEQNQPVAGDWILNPVGTTAFFPFVEPEKHYKVTVSQGLSAITGRMLEEGASQDITTRRLDPSVRFISRGAQLSPELTDGLEIEALNIDAVDMDIWRINDDKMTDFVSGYLGRSYYELEQLRSWGELVYGGRFDLNIDVNKRKRRLIDLSSVEPLKQPGIFVAIMKGAGHYPYEYVTTWFTVSDIGLQVRTYQNQMLAWVNGLADAKPRSGVSIELINQQGKMLRNAKTDSDGVATFEGAETSAVLAIARTDKQLALVRLNQPAMDLTEFKLPSRKQNPLELFLYSPRDLYRPGETVHINALLRDHDGRKVTAMPIQAELTRPDGRVHTSFTWQGDEQSFYTTTFSLPENTLTGDWFFKATLGNGDYFLYRLQVEDFLPERMRLEIKPDAENYSTSDTINLQLQAEYLWGAPASGNRAETTLQIAPARTVSETFSDFIFGEDNDALKETLSLPPVDLDEEGHYSLELPNHWSDATMPVRVRANVSVFESGGRPVARQWQQSLWPSESLVGVRPLWDGDIADPETSVAFELIHINQADELLGMEYLDATLIREDSAYYWRWSDDGWDYETTERNQPVYNRVLKIEPGQRLTVSVPVEYGNYRLELRDKQQNLLNAYKFFAGWTWDGERGGKGPRPEQVELRWDKNAYLGGETAKLMLQAPFDGRAIVTVEANELLWRGAVDVKDGKAEINVPVKDVWTRHDMFATALVLRPGKQSAMEMPRRAWGMRHLPLDREARKMQIELKAPERVEPESKVAVQIQVQPGATTSKTVAVTLAAVDTGVLSLTRFKTPDPFAWFFSPRSYSAEIRDTYSSLIEMSSADRARQRFGGDADEMSRGGDAPVSDVQIVSLYSGKVALDAEGKGTIELQLPYFNGEVRLMAVAFDDARSGSAEKRMTIAAPIVAEVNLPRFLAFGDKTEALWDLQNLLPEQRKLSVKVSADNPLGSGEFATEITLAGKGREWVRLPLEAMDAEGVGKLSLSVTSTDGLEPAINIQREWKLGLRPPYPAQLNVQSHVLESGAAMSLTDPLIDLALSSSLQTQLSVGPVPPLDSNEYMKYLIQYPYGCLEQTSSRVWPLLLATEQDLFKYDRSSGKQLAKERDQWVEKGLGRISGMQRYDGSFGLWGNDSDEYHWLSVYATDLLLSAKQRGYNVDQGLLDNALGRLRTYLTTQGRLSTENSYYSEARDHYHLAYRAYAALVLASVQQAKLADVRTLYDNYSKWAKSPLPLAQLALALEKLGDARRAQEAWYKALHWGEIGHYYAGDYGSPVRDLAWTLLLSLDSAVAKQPWDLIYPLRDELRDRRWLSTQEQMALYRLSLALNSKAGSEWKASLALNGESEVLEQTQQWINTWSKGSWPGDVQLSNMNDFPLFVTFKAQGYPTQAPKQTFDGIEVEREFFDLNGQPLNVKKLESGDFVLVMLQARTQGHRYLPDALLVDLLPAGLELENQNLANATRFDEVVVRNKMVRDWVADTRVLHQEYRDDRYVAAVPLDAYSTSVIFYLARAVSPGEYVIPPTVVEDMYRPYYRAISNTPGKVTIKERSAQ; encoded by the coding sequence ATGAGAGAAGTTCTAACCCGCTGGGCATGGGGCTTACTATTGGTGTTGATGGTCGGCTGCTCCGGTGAGTCCGGTAATGACGAGGGCGGCAAGACCGCACAGTCGCAGCCGGCCGCTGCTGAGAAAAGACCCGTTATTCCGTCTCCGCAACCCGAAGCTAAAAAGCCGCCGGTTAAAGTGGACCGCGAAACGCTGAAGAAAGAATACGCGCAAACGCCGTTCAAAATTCTACGTATCGGCGAGCAGCCCTGGGACGATGGTCCCGCACTCTCTGTCACCTTCTCTGCGCCTTTGGATCAGGACACGATGCTGGGTCGCTATCTGACCGTAGCGGATGAGCAGAATCAGCCTGTCGCCGGCGACTGGATTCTCAATCCCGTCGGCACAACGGCCTTCTTTCCTTTTGTTGAGCCGGAAAAGCATTATAAGGTCACCGTATCGCAAGGCTTGTCAGCCATCACCGGACGCATGCTGGAAGAGGGCGCGAGTCAGGATATCACCACGCGTCGTTTGGACCCCAGCGTGCGTTTTATCAGTCGCGGCGCGCAATTGTCGCCGGAGCTGACTGACGGTCTGGAAATCGAAGCGCTGAATATCGACGCGGTCGATATGGATATCTGGCGCATCAACGACGATAAAATGACTGACTTCGTCAGCGGCTATCTTGGCCGCAGCTATTACGAGCTAGAGCAACTGCGTTCCTGGGGCGAACTGGTGTACGGCGGACGCTTCGACCTCAATATCGATGTGAATAAACGCAAACGCCGCCTGATCGACCTTTCCTCTGTCGAACCTCTCAAGCAACCGGGCATCTTTGTCGCCATTATGAAAGGCGCCGGGCATTACCCTTATGAATATGTCACGACCTGGTTTACCGTCAGCGACATCGGCTTGCAGGTGCGCACCTATCAAAATCAGATGTTGGCGTGGGTGAACGGACTGGCTGACGCCAAGCCTCGCAGCGGAGTCAGCATTGAGTTGATCAATCAGCAAGGCAAAATGCTGAGAAACGCCAAGACCGACTCCGATGGCGTCGCCACTTTCGAAGGCGCGGAAACCTCCGCGGTGCTGGCGATTGCGCGTACGGACAAGCAACTGGCGCTGGTGCGGTTGAATCAGCCAGCGATGGATCTGACTGAGTTCAAACTGCCGAGTCGCAAGCAAAACCCGCTGGAGCTATTTTTGTATAGCCCGCGCGATCTCTATCGTCCCGGCGAGACCGTACATATCAACGCCTTGCTGCGCGACCATGACGGCCGCAAGGTTACCGCCATGCCGATTCAGGCGGAGCTGACCCGTCCAGACGGGCGCGTGCACACCTCGTTCACCTGGCAGGGGGACGAGCAGAGTTTCTATACCACTACGTTTTCATTGCCTGAAAACACCCTGACAGGCGACTGGTTCTTCAAGGCCACCCTGGGCAATGGCGATTACTTCCTGTATCGCCTGCAAGTAGAAGACTTCCTGCCTGAACGCATGCGTTTAGAAATAAAACCGGATGCGGAAAACTACAGTACGTCCGATACCATCAATCTGCAGTTGCAGGCGGAATATCTTTGGGGAGCGCCTGCGTCCGGCAACCGTGCGGAAACTACTTTGCAGATTGCGCCAGCGCGTACTGTCTCCGAAACTTTTTCCGATTTTATCTTTGGCGAAGATAATGATGCGCTGAAAGAAACACTGTCTTTGCCGCCTGTAGACCTGGACGAGGAAGGTCATTACTCCCTGGAGCTTCCCAACCATTGGTCTGATGCGACCATGCCTGTGCGGGTGCGCGCCAATGTCAGCGTGTTTGAGTCCGGCGGTCGTCCCGTCGCCAGACAGTGGCAACAGTCTCTGTGGCCCAGTGAGAGCCTGGTTGGCGTGCGGCCTTTGTGGGATGGCGACATCGCCGACCCTGAAACCAGTGTGGCATTTGAGCTGATTCATATTAATCAGGCGGACGAATTACTGGGCATGGAATACCTGGACGCCACCCTGATTCGGGAAGATTCCGCCTATTACTGGCGCTGGAGTGATGACGGGTGGGACTACGAGACCACGGAGCGTAACCAGCCAGTTTACAATCGCGTATTGAAAATCGAGCCGGGCCAACGTTTGACGGTGTCCGTACCGGTAGAGTACGGCAACTATCGTCTGGAGCTGCGCGACAAGCAACAGAATCTGCTCAACGCTTATAAGTTCTTTGCAGGCTGGACCTGGGACGGCGAACGCGGCGGCAAAGGCCCCCGCCCGGAACAGGTTGAGCTGCGCTGGGATAAGAACGCATATCTGGGAGGCGAGACCGCCAAGCTGATGTTGCAGGCGCCGTTTGACGGACGCGCCATCGTCACTGTGGAAGCAAACGAGCTGCTGTGGCGCGGCGCAGTGGACGTCAAAGACGGCAAAGCGGAGATTAATGTGCCGGTGAAAGACGTCTGGACGCGTCATGATATGTTCGCCACGGCGCTGGTGTTGCGCCCCGGTAAACAATCCGCCATGGAAATGCCGCGTCGCGCCTGGGGCATGCGTCATCTGCCTCTGGATCGCGAAGCCAGAAAAATGCAGATCGAGCTGAAAGCGCCGGAGCGTGTTGAACCAGAGAGTAAAGTCGCGGTGCAGATTCAGGTGCAGCCTGGCGCCACAACCTCTAAGACCGTGGCTGTGACTCTGGCTGCAGTAGATACCGGCGTGCTTAGCCTGACCCGCTTCAAAACGCCAGACCCATTCGCCTGGTTCTTCAGTCCGCGCAGTTACTCTGCGGAAATTCGCGATACCTACTCCAGTCTGATTGAAATGAGCAGCGCCGATCGCGCCAGACAACGTTTTGGCGGCGACGCGGATGAAATGTCCCGTGGCGGCGATGCCCCCGTCAGCGATGTGCAGATTGTCTCTCTCTACTCCGGCAAAGTGGCCCTGGATGCAGAAGGGAAGGGAACCATCGAACTGCAACTGCCTTATTTCAATGGCGAAGTGCGTTTGATGGCGGTGGCGTTTGACGACGCGCGCAGTGGTTCTGCGGAAAAACGGATGACCATCGCCGCGCCAATCGTAGCGGAAGTCAACTTGCCGCGCTTCCTGGCGTTTGGCGACAAGACAGAAGCGCTCTGGGATCTGCAAAACCTGCTTCCAGAGCAACGTAAACTGAGCGTCAAAGTCAGCGCTGACAACCCTCTGGGTAGCGGCGAATTCGCCACGGAAATAACCCTGGCGGGCAAAGGCCGCGAATGGGTGCGCTTGCCTCTGGAGGCGATGGATGCGGAAGGCGTGGGCAAACTGTCGTTGAGCGTTACTTCGACGGATGGTCTGGAGCCGGCGATCAATATTCAGCGTGAATGGAAGCTCGGCCTGCGTCCGCCTTATCCGGCGCAATTGAACGTACAAAGTCATGTATTGGAGTCCGGCGCAGCCATGTCGCTGACCGACCCGTTGATTGATTTGGCTCTGAGCTCGTCGCTGCAAACGCAACTGTCAGTCGGCCCTGTGCCGCCGTTGGATTCCAACGAATACATGAAGTATCTGATTCAATACCCCTACGGCTGTCTGGAGCAGACGTCCAGTCGCGTTTGGCCGCTGTTGCTGGCGACAGAGCAGGACTTGTTCAAGTATGACCGCAGCAGTGGCAAGCAGCTCGCTAAAGAGCGCGATCAGTGGGTTGAGAAAGGCCTGGGACGTATCTCCGGCATGCAGCGTTACGACGGCAGCTTCGGACTATGGGGCAACGACAGCGATGAGTATCACTGGCTGAGCGTATACGCCACCGACCTGCTGCTGTCTGCGAAGCAACGCGGTTATAACGTGGACCAGGGTCTGCTCGACAACGCACTGGGCCGCCTGCGCACCTATCTGACCACGCAAGGGCGTCTCAGCACTGAGAACAGTTATTACAGCGAAGCCCGCGATCATTATCACCTGGCCTATCGCGCCTACGCCGCACTGGTGTTGGCGTCGGTGCAGCAAGCCAAACTGGCGGACGTTCGCACCCTCTACGATAACTACAGCAAGTGGGCCAAATCGCCCTTGCCGTTAGCGCAACTGGCTCTGGCGCTGGAGAAGCTGGGCGACGCCCGACGCGCCCAGGAAGCCTGGTACAAAGCGCTGCATTGGGGTGAAATCGGTCACTATTACGCTGGCGACTATGGCTCACCTGTGCGCGATCTCGCCTGGACTTTGCTGTTGTCGCTGGATAGCGCTGTCGCCAAGCAGCCTTGGGATCTGATCTATCCGTTGCGGGATGAACTGCGTGACCGGCGCTGGTTGTCCACTCAGGAGCAGATGGCCCTGTATCGCCTGTCTCTGGCATTGAACAGTAAAGCCGGCTCTGAATGGAAAGCCTCTCTGGCGTTAAATGGCGAAAGCGAGGTGCTGGAGCAGACGCAACAGTGGATCAACACCTGGAGCAAAGGTTCCTGGCCTGGGGATGTGCAACTGAGCAACATGAACGACTTCCCGCTGTTCGTCACCTTCAAGGCGCAAGGGTATCCGACGCAGGCGCCAAAACAGACCTTCGACGGAATTGAAGTCGAGCGGGAGTTCTTCGACCTGAACGGTCAGCCTCTCAATGTGAAGAAGCTGGAAAGCGGCGATTTCGTGTTGGTGATGCTACAGGCGCGCACGCAAGGCCATCGTTATCTGCCGGACGCGTTACTGGTGGATCTGCTGCCGGCGGGTCTGGAGCTGGAAAACCAGAATCTGGCTAACGCCACGCGCTTTGATGAAGTGGTGGTGCGCAATAAGATGGTCAGAGACTGGGTGGCGGATACCAGAGTATTGCATCAGGAATACCGCGATGACCGTTATGTCGCCGCAGTTCCTCTGGACGCCTACAGCACCTCCGTGATCTTTTATTTGGCGCGGGCGGTGTCGCCGGGTGAATACGTGATACCTCCCACGGTTGTGGAGGATATGTATCGTCCGTATTACCGCGCGATCAGCAATACGCCTGGGAAAGTCACTATCAAGGAGCGCTCTGCGCAATGA
- a CDS encoding FHA domain-containing protein — MLAQLIDDVVANKFLLEKREIVIGRHPNCDIQINDIAVSGKHALIEVEQNQYMEGVLDVFISDKGSTNGTFVNDEKVSGRRRLNNNDVVRVAWNAFTYIEGAENTLEKTAYTLDD, encoded by the coding sequence ATGCTAGCGCAACTGATTGATGATGTGGTGGCGAATAAATTTCTTCTGGAGAAGCGGGAAATCGTGATCGGCAGGCATCCCAACTGCGATATCCAGATCAACGACATCGCCGTCAGCGGTAAACATGCGTTGATCGAAGTGGAGCAAAACCAATATATGGAAGGTGTGCTGGATGTCTTTATATCAGACAAAGGCAGCACCAACGGCACCTTCGTTAATGACGAAAAAGTCAGCGGCAGACGCCGCCTGAACAACAACGATGTGGTCAGAGTGGCCTGGAACGCCTTTACCTATATCGAAGGCGCGGAAAACACCTTAGAGAAAACCGCTTACACATTGGACGACTGA
- a CDS encoding serine/threonine-protein kinase, whose product MAAKRHSVFNNVRRLLARAYSLRTVVIAAACLVVLAPQLARQLPSLDTWLYNAAWSVNKNTPIKPADDVPLAQRLMPGLAPSPVFFLDPYLAPAKWDAASQIETNAFRVAPGLETPPWFFLAEKALILVCMLLLVAALPRMTWPAGFFTVAVLVVSLAVIQIGMQVAQSRWLPLGVTIQFLAAGYLVMAFWLKQQKQIEALREARQDVSLRLGKMQLKQGMLEETLTTLRPCLSREDACAIVYDVAVQQEKKRQYDAAANTYLSIAAANPKFRDAAERAKKLAKFETMQQAGDTEWAATQTLATPADISRPVLGRYEIVRELGRGAMGVVYLGRDPKISRQVAVKTLNYRQFDSHRLADLKARFFREAEAAGRLDHPNIVTVYDVGEEADLAFIAMDYIQGKSLNAYAKPGRLLPVEVVYMLMAKVAEALEYAHQKNIVHRDIKPANIIFNPDNQQVKVTDFGIARISDKSKTRTGQMLGSPLYMSPEQLKGGKVNGVSDIFSLGVTFYQLLTGEPPFNADSLPELTQQILNKKHRSVRELRPELPASAVRITNKALQKDPAKRYANAGEMAEQLRRCCMNEFGKTALC is encoded by the coding sequence GTGGCGGCGAAGCGTCATTCGGTTTTCAACAATGTGCGCCGATTGCTGGCGCGCGCATACAGCTTACGTACAGTGGTCATTGCGGCTGCTTGTCTTGTCGTGCTCGCGCCACAACTGGCCCGTCAACTTCCTTCTCTGGATACCTGGTTATATAACGCCGCCTGGAGCGTCAACAAGAATACCCCCATCAAGCCGGCCGACGATGTTCCCCTGGCGCAAAGGCTGATGCCGGGACTGGCCCCGTCTCCCGTATTCTTTTTAGACCCCTATCTCGCTCCGGCGAAATGGGACGCCGCCAGCCAAATTGAGACCAATGCTTTCCGCGTGGCGCCGGGACTGGAGACGCCGCCCTGGTTTTTCCTGGCCGAGAAAGCGCTCATTTTGGTCTGTATGCTGTTACTTGTGGCGGCGTTGCCCCGAATGACGTGGCCAGCGGGATTTTTTACTGTCGCTGTGCTTGTGGTCTCTCTCGCTGTTATCCAGATAGGCATGCAAGTGGCGCAGTCCAGATGGCTGCCGCTGGGAGTGACGATTCAGTTTTTGGCGGCGGGCTATCTGGTCATGGCCTTCTGGCTGAAACAGCAGAAACAGATCGAAGCGTTACGGGAAGCGCGTCAGGATGTCAGTTTACGCCTGGGTAAAATGCAGTTAAAGCAAGGGATGCTGGAAGAAACGCTGACGACGCTGCGTCCGTGCCTGTCCAGAGAGGACGCCTGCGCCATTGTGTATGACGTGGCCGTGCAGCAGGAGAAAAAGCGTCAATATGACGCCGCCGCCAATACCTATTTGTCCATAGCCGCCGCCAACCCCAAATTCCGCGATGCGGCGGAGCGGGCGAAGAAACTGGCGAAATTCGAAACCATGCAGCAGGCGGGAGACACCGAATGGGCGGCGACACAAACGCTGGCTACGCCGGCGGACATATCCCGTCCGGTGTTGGGGCGCTATGAAATCGTGCGGGAACTGGGGCGCGGCGCCATGGGCGTGGTGTATCTGGGGCGCGATCCTAAAATCTCCCGTCAGGTTGCGGTTAAAACACTGAATTACAGGCAGTTCGATTCCCATCGTCTGGCTGATCTCAAAGCGCGTTTCTTCCGAGAGGCGGAAGCGGCGGGCAGGTTGGATCATCCCAATATCGTGACGGTTTATGATGTCGGCGAAGAAGCTGATCTCGCCTTTATCGCCATGGACTATATCCAGGGCAAGAGCCTCAACGCCTACGCCAAACCAGGGCGGTTGCTGCCTGTGGAAGTGGTGTACATGCTGATGGCGAAAGTGGCGGAGGCTCTGGAATACGCCCACCAGAAAAATATCGTGCACCGTGATATCAAACCCGCGAATATCATCTTCAACCCGGATAACCAACAGGTTAAAGTAACTGATTTCGGCATTGCGCGGATCTCCGACAAGTCGAAAACCCGCACAGGGCAGATGCTGGGCAGTCCGTTGTATATGTCGCCGGAGCAGTTGAAAGGCGGCAAAGTGAACGGGGTCTCGGACATATTCAGTCTGGGTGTGACATTTTATCAGTTGCTGACCGGAGAGCCGCCTTTCAACGCGGATTCTCTACCTGAACTGACCCAGCAGATTCTGAACAAAAAGCACCGTAGCGTCAGAGAACTGAGGCCGGAGCTTCCCGCAAGCGCTGTTCGAATTACCAATAAGGCGTTGCAAAAGGACCCTGCCAAGCGATATGCCAATGCAGGCGAGATGGCGGAACAACTAAGGAGATGTTGCATGAACGAGTTTGGAAAAACCGCCTTATGCTGA
- the pbpC gene encoding penicillin-binding protein 1C, protein MMNAAQPVRQDGRRKRKNASRLLLALGCALMFWSVVFFVADALFPLQMPQEHGRRFAQVVVDAKGQPLRAFPDQDGVWRYPVTPEQVSPRYLQALMSYEDRWFYYHPGVNPLALVRAFGQWIYHRETVSGGSTLTMQVARILHPHTRTLPGKLYQMFRALQLEAHFSKDEILTLYLNYAPFGGAVEGVQAASYTYLGKPAAQLTHAEAALLAVLPQRPSALRPDRYPERARQARDKVIQRMRTFELWTQQETREAMQEPVSAFFNPHPMLAPLLARRLSQAFPDQALIQTNIDSAQQTAAQGLVADYIRQFPEQTSAAVLVVDNATLAVRAYVGTAEFGSEERAGHVDMVQAVRSPGSTLKPFLYGMAIDEGLIHSESLLTDAPLAFAGYRPLNFDTGFSGPVSVSDALRRSLNVPAVQVLDALGPELFYARLANAGTPLRLPAGARPNLSLALGGSGATLEELAGAYAALGRQGMAGRLRLQPDDPITERRLLSTGAAWIIQNALRMPLERSNSLYRQSRAWMPKIAYKTGTSFGFRDAWALASTASVTVAVWVGRPDGTALPHNTGRFSAVPLLDRLLHLMPVESLQPSPQPANVRQVPICWPLGTQQQLQSGDACQQVHHAWLLDEAAPPTLRDPFQSLGESLSVAVSLDASGRYRITPHCTEPKVTQTQVTLWPASLEPWLPRRRQRDNLLPPIHPACGAEADQPIGVLAMEGIRPGSTLTPLPGEGELPDVKLKADGAQGENHWFLDGVWLGSVEPGQEWTLAALNNGPHVVSVMDQAGKTARVAFRVAGVK, encoded by the coding sequence ATGATGAACGCGGCGCAACCTGTGCGGCAGGACGGGAGGCGGAAGCGGAAAAACGCTTCCCGCCTGTTGCTGGCGCTGGGTTGCGCGCTGATGTTCTGGAGCGTCGTATTCTTTGTCGCTGATGCTTTGTTTCCGTTGCAGATGCCTCAGGAGCATGGGCGTCGCTTCGCCCAGGTGGTGGTGGACGCCAAGGGGCAGCCGCTAAGGGCGTTTCCTGATCAAGATGGCGTGTGGCGTTATCCGGTTACGCCGGAGCAGGTGTCGCCACGCTACCTGCAGGCCTTGATGTCTTACGAAGACCGCTGGTTTTACTATCATCCGGGCGTTAATCCTCTGGCGTTGGTTCGCGCCTTCGGGCAATGGATTTACCATCGTGAAACGGTATCCGGCGGTTCTACTTTGACGATGCAGGTCGCGCGAATACTGCATCCGCACACGCGCACTTTGCCTGGAAAGCTATACCAAATGTTTCGGGCGCTGCAGCTGGAGGCGCATTTCAGCAAAGACGAAATCCTCACGCTCTATTTAAACTACGCTCCCTTCGGCGGCGCCGTGGAAGGGGTTCAGGCGGCGAGCTATACCTATCTGGGCAAACCCGCCGCGCAACTGACCCATGCCGAAGCGGCGCTGTTGGCGGTGTTGCCGCAGCGGCCTTCCGCATTGCGGCCGGATCGCTATCCGGAGCGCGCGCGTCAGGCTCGCGACAAGGTTATCCAGCGCATGCGTACATTTGAGTTATGGACGCAGCAGGAAACCCGAGAGGCCATGCAGGAGCCGGTGAGCGCATTTTTTAATCCCCATCCCATGCTGGCGCCGCTATTGGCGCGGCGACTCAGTCAGGCTTTTCCGGACCAGGCGCTGATTCAAACCAATATCGACAGCGCGCAACAGACGGCTGCGCAAGGGCTGGTGGCGGACTATATTCGTCAGTTTCCTGAGCAGACTTCCGCGGCGGTGTTGGTGGTGGATAATGCGACACTGGCGGTGCGTGCGTACGTGGGAACCGCAGAGTTCGGGTCGGAGGAAAGAGCAGGGCACGTGGATATGGTTCAGGCGGTGCGCTCTCCCGGCAGTACGTTGAAGCCGTTTTTATATGGCATGGCCATTGATGAAGGGCTGATTCACTCGGAATCCTTGCTGACGGACGCCCCTCTTGCGTTCGCAGGTTATCGTCCTTTGAACTTCGATACGGGGTTTTCCGGTCCCGTCAGCGTCAGTGATGCTCTGCGTCGCTCACTGAATGTTCCGGCTGTTCAGGTGCTGGATGCGTTGGGCCCTGAGTTGTTTTACGCAAGACTCGCCAACGCGGGAACGCCTTTGCGTTTGCCGGCGGGGGCGCGCCCTAATTTGTCACTGGCGTTAGGCGGCTCGGGAGCGACCTTGGAAGAGCTTGCTGGCGCTTATGCTGCATTGGGGCGACAAGGAATGGCCGGGCGTTTGCGGCTACAGCCTGATGATCCTATAACGGAGCGTCGACTGCTCTCCACTGGCGCAGCCTGGATTATTCAGAACGCATTGCGCATGCCGTTGGAGCGCAGCAACAGTCTCTACCGGCAAAGCCGAGCCTGGATGCCGAAGATCGCCTACAAAACCGGCACCAGCTTCGGGTTTCGCGACGCCTGGGCGCTGGCTTCGACCGCTAGCGTTACGGTGGCTGTCTGGGTGGGCAGACCCGATGGCACTGCATTGCCGCATAATACCGGCCGTTTCTCCGCTGTTCCGCTGCTGGACCGACTGCTTCACTTGATGCCAGTGGAATCCTTACAGCCCTCGCCGCAACCGGCGAACGTGCGGCAGGTGCCGATATGCTGGCCGCTAGGGACGCAACAACAACTACAGTCCGGCGACGCCTGTCAGCAAGTACATCATGCCTGGTTGCTGGATGAGGCTGCGCCGCCCACGCTGCGGGACCCATTTCAATCCCTTGGAGAATCGCTGTCTGTTGCGGTGAGCCTGGATGCATCCGGGCGATATCGAATAACGCCCCATTGTACTGAACCGAAAGTGACCCAAACGCAAGTAACGCTCTGGCCTGCGTCCCTGGAGCCATGGCTGCCCAGGCGTCGGCAAAGGGATAATCTTCTGCCGCCAATACATCCCGCCTGTGGCGCGGAAGCTGACCAGCCCATTGGCGTCCTGGCGATGGAGGGCATTCGCCCCGGCTCTACGCTAACCCCTCTTCCCGGTGAAGGCGAACTGCCGGATGTTAAGCTAAAAGCGGATGGCGCTCAGGGAGAAAACCACTGGTTTCTGGATGGCGTATGGCTCGGTTCAGTAGAACCCGGTCAGGAATGGACGCTGGCTGCGTTGAATAACGGCCCGCATGTCGTGTCTGTGATGGATCAGGCGGGTAAGACAGCGCGGGTGGCGTTCCGAGTGGCTGGGGTTAAATAG
- a CDS encoding PP2C family serine/threonine-protein phosphatase, with protein MLTYKVSGQSHVGCVRRANEDYIGWRVSTDGRRALAVLADGMGGHAGGAEASRIAVEAFIECAIDLMWRNVELSEYLIRERLLDAAEAANEAVCVERRLNEALSGMGTTLVAAFSYDGEACVVHAGDSRCYLVSQSGELRQLTRDDSVVQQMLDDGSITEQDAPHVPYRNMLTKALGCQEDLLFSCINVSLKEGERLLLCSDGLFNMLPHGVIGDLASGVRPQEERVDSLIAATLNKGAEDNVSVLMVEVSGVAIDA; from the coding sequence ATGCTGACATATAAAGTAAGTGGACAGAGCCATGTGGGCTGTGTCCGTCGGGCGAATGAAGATTATATCGGCTGGCGCGTTTCCACCGATGGAAGAAGAGCGCTGGCGGTTTTGGCGGATGGTATGGGCGGCCACGCGGGGGGCGCCGAAGCCAGTCGCATTGCAGTCGAAGCCTTTATTGAGTGCGCCATCGATCTGATGTGGCGTAATGTCGAATTATCCGAATACCTGATCCGTGAACGGCTGTTGGATGCGGCGGAAGCCGCCAACGAGGCGGTGTGTGTCGAACGCAGGCTGAACGAGGCCTTGTCTGGCATGGGAACCACGCTGGTGGCGGCGTTTTCTTATGATGGCGAGGCTTGTGTGGTTCACGCTGGAGACTCGCGCTGCTATTTGGTGTCGCAATCCGGGGAACTGAGACAGCTCACCCGGGACGACAGCGTGGTGCAGCAAATGCTGGATGACGGCTCCATTACAGAACAGGACGCACCGCATGTGCCGTACCGTAATATGCTGACCAAAGCTCTGGGGTGTCAGGAAGACCTGCTGTTCAGTTGCATCAATGTCAGTCTCAAAGAGGGGGAGCGCCTCCTGCTATGTTCCGATGGCTTGTTCAACATGTTGCCTCATGGCGTAATCGGCGATCTGGCCAGCGGCGTGCGTCCGCAGGAAGAGCGCGTCGACAGCCTGATCGCCGCCACCTTGAACAAGGGGGCCGAAGATAACGTCTCCGTATTAATGGTAGAAGTGAGCGGCGTAGCCATCGACGCTTGA